The following are from one region of the Agelaius phoeniceus isolate bAgePho1 chromosome 20, bAgePho1.hap1, whole genome shotgun sequence genome:
- the TLCD3A gene encoding TLC domain-containing protein 3A, with the protein MWRTLALASAFFPGLFILCIRLLRWAAPGLSLKDRILLSGRLVSTVQATMATVSGITVMLSCKNVVHDRHWLAVEYVWVLVPYMTYDIYVMYLCHWHKSQEKGILEKKHSLASVWSFLLQERLMVTHHLFILIVLTPITQHFRGELGDFFVGCIFTAELSTPFVSLGKILMQLKMQDTLLHKVNGILVLVTFFVCRILLFPFMYAAYGRQVGIPVYLVPFRIPLHCNIANASLIAPQLYWFMLICRKAARLYSGSPAHRSR; encoded by the exons ATGTGGCGGACGCTGGCCCTCGCCTCCGCCTTCTTCCCGGGGCTCTTCATCCTCTGCATCCGGTTGCTGCGCTGGGCCGCCCCGGGATTGAGCCTCAAGGACCGCATCCTCCTCAGCGGCAG GCTGGTATCAACGGTCCAAGCCACGATGGCAACGGTGTCGGGGATCACGGTTATGCTCAGCTGCAAGAACGTGGTGCACGACAG gcaCTGGCTGGCTGTGGAGTACGTCTGGGTCCTGGTTCCCTACATGACCTATGACATCTATGTCATGTACCTCTGCCACTGGCACAAGAGCCAGGAGAAGgggatcctggagaagaagcACTCGCTGGCCAGCGTGTGGAGCTTCCTCCTGCAGGAGAGGCTGATGGTGACCCACCACCTCTTCATCCTCATCGTGCTCACCCCCATTACCCAG CATTTcaggggagagctgggggaCTTCTTCGTGGGCTGCAtcttcacagcagagctgagcacaccTTTTGTTTCACTGGGCAAAATCCTCATGCAG ctcAAAATGCAGGACACGCTCCTGCACAAGGTGAACGGGATCCTCGTCCTGGTGACCTTCTTCGTGTGCCgcatcctcctcttccccttcaTGTACGCGGCCTACGGCCGCCAGGTGGGGATCCCGGTGTACCTGGTGCCGTTCCGCATCCCCCTGCACTGCAACATCGCCAACGCCTCCCTCATCGCCCCCCAGCTCTACTGGTTCATGCTCATCTGCCGCAAGGCCGCCCGGCTCTACAGCGGCTCTCCCGCCCACCGGAGCAGATAA
- the GEMIN4 gene encoding gem-associated protein 4 isoform X1, whose protein sequence is MEPAERGAAMAPGCPGGPWAVGEETAILHGGFLLAARLLQPRPLRELRKADWPRAGVPITDALREIGERCPSPRGRWKEEAVAIVWAKILLPAPPAAAAALEWGWKEDGFFSVGAMIPDVNHTALFELVKALGVPRLFVQLLLALPPGVCRAQLESLVQYISSDTSPSDVSFFLDVWWEVLKHREGQEDATVSAFGALIHQHGGEPSLEDGLQPPKRFKGDPAAPGLPAVLLQGLKQIRGSIAQPRLRCHALANLAELLCLSSGLGPGDSPLPITEHLAKLSAMVSLWSSDADSQYHPCGLGEKVREAERSMSLLCLTRPSREELFAGLDLLCSLLQAWGEELQDTLRAPEELSFESYRLLDALTSLGKNLDFLSETRDLGEGETHLVSELTQLTKDFLRDTSAVLEDLDTSLVSSVAMAIIAQRLDRHVDTCSVFASEKTWAFSKAWVECLVENKALFQTPELVLKLLETLVSFATSHHDKETQELQMQVTKAIVECYTELSLSDKNKVISGVLASWGGPGLSQNVQVVREGFQEDLNVTLNQITESVSDEGLARAVDSVARLTLLSPEATVKQVCHLAVVNLGAHQFLAQILCSFPALSFLESHEDAGRPHSLVLRCLQEAVWGKLSTAREEEQFLQFLAFLMQPGSATPLVSPAEVTKAFVLPCLKSGCAQIELSLQILSKVLGIPSCSEEHWIKSCHPFPLLLSLCKLLDGYTKYWHQPREQLFPSLETKDLILNILCQLCELLGPETVPSPELWVQSLAWLHRKVAALDWTVGLRLKNLYGDHFKNEVPATLFEICRFPEDEWTSQSWPAYGPGSGLLAWMECCCVSPALRDTMLALLSVNVDNPEEVNLFSKGFLVALIQVLPWCSHGEWKRLVPVVEQLLQRQVLHVPYTLEYVQHLPLLNLRPFSCHLQLSVLLLRGFQLLCSSSCSSWLPPEAWLHLVQLYCSSLTDLLASLQATARAAAQPCAQEVSFTCIQLFCHLLHVAAMLPAGGCEEPLLVVALEVLSQYEVSSKADVSPCAALRRANEGHFLQSVTDSLGHEELRCTLLQKLSKLGARSEH, encoded by the coding sequence ATGGAGCCGGCGGAGCGCGGGGCCGCGATGGCGCCGGGCTGTCCCGGGGGCCCGTGGGCCGTGGGCGAGGAGACGGCGATCCTGCACGGCGGCTTCCTGCTGGCCGCCCGCCTGCTGCAGCCGCGGCCGCTGCGGGAGCTCCGCAAGGCCGACTGGCCCCGCGCCGGGGTGCCCATCACGGACGCGCTGCGCGAGATCGGCGAGCGCTGCCCCTCGCCGCGGGGCCGCTGGAAAGAGGAGGCCGTGGCCATCGTGTGGGCCAAGATCCTGCTGCCCGCCCCTCCTGCCGCCGCTGCGGCGCTGGAgtggggctggaaggaggacGGGTTCTTCTCGGTGGGCGCGATGATCCCCGATGTGAACCACACCGCGCTCTTCGAGCTGGTGAAGGCGCTGGGCGTGCCCCGGCTCTTcgtgcagctgctgctggcgctGCCCCCCGGCGTGTgccgggcacagctggagagctTGGTGCAGTACATCTCCAGCGACACATCCCCGTCCGACGTCAGCTTCTTCTTGGACGTGTGGTGGGAGGTGCTGaagcacagggagggacaggaggatGCCACGGTGTCGGCGTTCGGCGCTCTCATCCATCAGCACGGCGGGGAGCCCTCGCTGGAGGATGGGCTGCAGCCCCCGAAGAGGTTCAAGGGTGACCCTGCTGCCCCCGGGCTGCCGgcggtgctgctgcagggattgAAGCAGATCCGAGGCAGCATCGCCCAGCCCCGCCTGAGGTGCCACGCCCTGGCCAACCTGGCCgagctgctgtgcctgtcctcggggctggggccaggggacagccccCTGCCCATCACAGAGCACCTGGCCAAGCTCAGTGCCATGGTCAGCCTGTGGAGCAGTGACGCTGACAGCCAGTACCACCCCTGTGGGCTGGGAGAGAaggtgagggaggcagagaGGAGCATGAGCCTCCTGTGCCTGACCAGACCCTCCCGTGAGGAGCTCTTTGCTGGCTTGGACTTGCTCTGCAGCTTGTTGCAGGCctggggagaggagctgcaggacacTCTGAGGGCACCTGAGGAGCTGAGCTTCGAGAGCTACCggctgctggatgctctgaccAGCCTTGGGAAGAACCTGGATTTCCTCTCAGAGACCAGAGACCTGGGGGAGGGTGAGACACATCTGGTGTCAGAGCTGACACAGCTCACCAAGGACTTCCTCAGGGACACCAGTGCTGTCCTGGAGGATCTGGACACCAGCCTGGTGTCTTCAGTTGCCATGGCAATCATTGCACAGAGGCTGGACCGCCACGTGGACACCTGCTCTGTTTTTGCATCTGAAAAGACCTGGGCTTTCTCAAAGGCCTGGGTTGAGTGCCTGGTGGAAAACAAAGCTCTGTTCCAGACCCCTGAGCTGGTTTTGAAACTGCTGGAGACACTGGTGAGCTTTGCCACATCCCACCATGACAAGGAGACCCAAGAGCTGCAGATGCAAGTGACCAAAGCCATCGTGGAGTGTTACACTGAGCTCTCATTGAGTGACAAAAACAAAGTGATCTCAGGTGTCCTGGCGTCCTGGGGTGGCCCAGGCCTGTCCCAGAACGTGCAAGTTGTCAGGGAGGGTTTCCAGGAGGACCTGAATGTGACTTTGAACCAGATCACAGAGAGTGTGTCTGATGAAGGCCTGGCCAGGGCGGTGGATTCTGTGGCCAGGCTGACACTGCTGTCCCCTGAGGCCACAGTGAAGCAGGTTTGTCACCTCGCTGTGGTCAACCTCGGAGCACACCAGTTCCTTGCCCAaatcctctgctccttcccagcactgAGCTTCCTGGAGAGCCACGAGGATGCAGGCAGGCCACACAGCCTGGTGCTGAGGTGTCTGCAGGAGGCAGTGTGGGGGAAGCTTTCCACAGCACGGGAAGAggaacaattccttcagttCCTGGCCTTTCTTATGCAGCCAGGCTCAGCCACCCCACTTGTGTCACCTGCAGAAGTGACCAAAGCCTTTGTCCTTCCCTGTTTGAAGTCAGGCTGTGCTCAGATTGAGCTGAGCCTGCAGATTCTCAGTAAGGTTTTGGGAATACCATCCTGCTCAGAAGAGCACTGGATCAAATCCTGCCACCCATTCCCGCTTCTCCTCAGCCTCTGCAAACTTCTGGATGGTTACACCAAGTACTGGCATCAGCCTAGGGAGCAGCTCTTCCCTTCCTTGGAGACTAAAGACCTGATTCTGAACAtcctctgccagctgtgtgAGCTGCTGGGACCAGAGACCGTCCCCTCCCCGGAGCTGTGGGTGCAGTCGCTGGCCTGGCTCCACAGGAAGGTGGCAGCTCTGGACTGGACTGTGGGGCTCCGTCTGAAGAACCTTTATGGGGACCACTTCAAGAACGAGGTCCCAGCAACACTGTTTGAGATCTGCAGGTTCCCTGAGGATGAGTGGACATCCCAGTCCTGGCCAGCCTACGGGCCGGGCAGCGGGCTGCTGGCATGGATGGAGTGCTGCTGCGTGTCCCCAGCGCTCAGGGACACCatgctggcactgctctccgTCAACGTGGACAACCCTGAGGAGGTGAATCTCTTCAGCAAAGGCTTCCTGGTGGCCCTCATCCAGGTGCTGCCCTGGTGCAGCCACGGTGAGTGGAAGAGGCTGGTGCCTgtggtggagcagctgctgcagaggcaggtGCTGCACGTGCCCTACACGCTGGAGTACGTGCAGCACCTGCCCCTGCTCAACCTCCGCCCCTTCTCCTgccacctgcagctctctgtgctcctcctgAGGGgcttccagctcctctgcagctccagctgctccagctggctgCCCCCAGAGGCCTGGCTGCACCTGGTGCAGCTCTACTGCTCCAGCCTCACCGACCTGCTGGCCTCCCTGCAGGCCACGGCGCGAGCCGCGGCTCAGCCCTGCGCGCAGGAGGTGTCCTTCACCTGCATCCAGCTCTTCTGCCACCTGCTGCACGTGGCTGCCatgctgccagctgggggctgtgaggagcccctgCTGGTGGTGGCCCTGGAGGTGCTGTCACAGTATGAGGTGTCCAGCAAGGCTGACGTGTCGCCGTGTGCCGCGCTGCGCAGAGCCAACGAGGGGCACTTCCTGCAGTCCGTCACCGACAGCCTGGGGCACGAGGAGCTGCGCTGCACCCTCCTGCAGAAGCTCAGCAAGCTGGGAGCACGCTCAGAGCACTGA
- the GEMIN4 gene encoding gem-associated protein 4 isoform X2, producing MEPAERGAAMAPGCPGGPWAVGEETAILHGGFLLAARLLQPRPLRELRKADWPRAGVPITDALREIGERCPSPRGRWKEEAVAIVWAKILLPAPPAAAAALEWGWKEDGFFSVGAMIPDVNHTALFELVKALGVPRLFVQLLLALPPGVCRAQLESLVQYISSDTSPSDVSFFLDVWWEVLKHREGQEDATVSAFGALIHQHGGEPSLEDGLQPPKRFKGDPAAPGLPAVLLQGLKQIRGSIAQPRLRCHALANLAELLCLSSGLGPGDSPLPITEHLAKLSAMVSLWSSDADSQYHPCGLGEKVREAERSMSLLCLTRPSREELFAGLDLLCSLLQAWGEELQDTLRAPEELSFESYRLLDALTSLGKNLDFLSETRDLGEGETHLVSELTQLTKDFLRDTSAVLEDLDTSLVSSVAMAIIAQRLDRHVDTCSVFASEKTWAFSKAWVECLVENKALFQTPELVLKLLETLVSFATSHHDKETQELQMQVTKAIVECYTELSLSDKNKVISGVLASWGGPGLSQNVQVVREGFQEDLNVTLNQITESVSDEGLARAVDSVARLTLLSPEATVKQVCHLAVVNLGAHQFLAQILCSFPALSFLESHEDAGRPHSLVLRCLQEAVWGKLSTAREEEQFLQFLAFLMQPGSATPLVSPAEVTKAFVLPCLKSGCAQIELSLQILSKVLGIPSCSEEHWIKSCHPFPLLLSLCKLLDGYTKYWHQPREQLFPSLETKDLILNILCQLCELLGPETVPSPELWVQSLAWLHRKVAALDWTVGLRLKNLYGDHFKNEVPATLFEICRFPEDEWTSQSWPAYGPGSGLLAWMECCCVSPALRDTMLALLSVNVDNPEEVNLFSKGFLVALIQVLPWCSHGEWKRLVPVVEQLPLLNLRPFSCHLQLSVLLLRGFQLLCSSSCSSWLPPEAWLHLVQLYCSSLTDLLASLQATARAAAQPCAQEVSFTCIQLFCHLLHVAAMLPAGGCEEPLLVVALEVLSQYEVSSKADVSPCAALRRANEGHFLQSVTDSLGHEELRCTLLQKLSKLGARSEH from the exons ATGGAGCCGGCGGAGCGCGGGGCCGCGATGGCGCCGGGCTGTCCCGGGGGCCCGTGGGCCGTGGGCGAGGAGACGGCGATCCTGCACGGCGGCTTCCTGCTGGCCGCCCGCCTGCTGCAGCCGCGGCCGCTGCGGGAGCTCCGCAAGGCCGACTGGCCCCGCGCCGGGGTGCCCATCACGGACGCGCTGCGCGAGATCGGCGAGCGCTGCCCCTCGCCGCGGGGCCGCTGGAAAGAGGAGGCCGTGGCCATCGTGTGGGCCAAGATCCTGCTGCCCGCCCCTCCTGCCGCCGCTGCGGCGCTGGAgtggggctggaaggaggacGGGTTCTTCTCGGTGGGCGCGATGATCCCCGATGTGAACCACACCGCGCTCTTCGAGCTGGTGAAGGCGCTGGGCGTGCCCCGGCTCTTcgtgcagctgctgctggcgctGCCCCCCGGCGTGTgccgggcacagctggagagctTGGTGCAGTACATCTCCAGCGACACATCCCCGTCCGACGTCAGCTTCTTCTTGGACGTGTGGTGGGAGGTGCTGaagcacagggagggacaggaggatGCCACGGTGTCGGCGTTCGGCGCTCTCATCCATCAGCACGGCGGGGAGCCCTCGCTGGAGGATGGGCTGCAGCCCCCGAAGAGGTTCAAGGGTGACCCTGCTGCCCCCGGGCTGCCGgcggtgctgctgcagggattgAAGCAGATCCGAGGCAGCATCGCCCAGCCCCGCCTGAGGTGCCACGCCCTGGCCAACCTGGCCgagctgctgtgcctgtcctcggggctggggccaggggacagccccCTGCCCATCACAGAGCACCTGGCCAAGCTCAGTGCCATGGTCAGCCTGTGGAGCAGTGACGCTGACAGCCAGTACCACCCCTGTGGGCTGGGAGAGAaggtgagggaggcagagaGGAGCATGAGCCTCCTGTGCCTGACCAGACCCTCCCGTGAGGAGCTCTTTGCTGGCTTGGACTTGCTCTGCAGCTTGTTGCAGGCctggggagaggagctgcaggacacTCTGAGGGCACCTGAGGAGCTGAGCTTCGAGAGCTACCggctgctggatgctctgaccAGCCTTGGGAAGAACCTGGATTTCCTCTCAGAGACCAGAGACCTGGGGGAGGGTGAGACACATCTGGTGTCAGAGCTGACACAGCTCACCAAGGACTTCCTCAGGGACACCAGTGCTGTCCTGGAGGATCTGGACACCAGCCTGGTGTCTTCAGTTGCCATGGCAATCATTGCACAGAGGCTGGACCGCCACGTGGACACCTGCTCTGTTTTTGCATCTGAAAAGACCTGGGCTTTCTCAAAGGCCTGGGTTGAGTGCCTGGTGGAAAACAAAGCTCTGTTCCAGACCCCTGAGCTGGTTTTGAAACTGCTGGAGACACTGGTGAGCTTTGCCACATCCCACCATGACAAGGAGACCCAAGAGCTGCAGATGCAAGTGACCAAAGCCATCGTGGAGTGTTACACTGAGCTCTCATTGAGTGACAAAAACAAAGTGATCTCAGGTGTCCTGGCGTCCTGGGGTGGCCCAGGCCTGTCCCAGAACGTGCAAGTTGTCAGGGAGGGTTTCCAGGAGGACCTGAATGTGACTTTGAACCAGATCACAGAGAGTGTGTCTGATGAAGGCCTGGCCAGGGCGGTGGATTCTGTGGCCAGGCTGACACTGCTGTCCCCTGAGGCCACAGTGAAGCAGGTTTGTCACCTCGCTGTGGTCAACCTCGGAGCACACCAGTTCCTTGCCCAaatcctctgctccttcccagcactgAGCTTCCTGGAGAGCCACGAGGATGCAGGCAGGCCACACAGCCTGGTGCTGAGGTGTCTGCAGGAGGCAGTGTGGGGGAAGCTTTCCACAGCACGGGAAGAggaacaattccttcagttCCTGGCCTTTCTTATGCAGCCAGGCTCAGCCACCCCACTTGTGTCACCTGCAGAAGTGACCAAAGCCTTTGTCCTTCCCTGTTTGAAGTCAGGCTGTGCTCAGATTGAGCTGAGCCTGCAGATTCTCAGTAAGGTTTTGGGAATACCATCCTGCTCAGAAGAGCACTGGATCAAATCCTGCCACCCATTCCCGCTTCTCCTCAGCCTCTGCAAACTTCTGGATGGTTACACCAAGTACTGGCATCAGCCTAGGGAGCAGCTCTTCCCTTCCTTGGAGACTAAAGACCTGATTCTGAACAtcctctgccagctgtgtgAGCTGCTGGGACCAGAGACCGTCCCCTCCCCGGAGCTGTGGGTGCAGTCGCTGGCCTGGCTCCACAGGAAGGTGGCAGCTCTGGACTGGACTGTGGGGCTCCGTCTGAAGAACCTTTATGGGGACCACTTCAAGAACGAGGTCCCAGCAACACTGTTTGAGATCTGCAGGTTCCCTGAGGATGAGTGGACATCCCAGTCCTGGCCAGCCTACGGGCCGGGCAGCGGGCTGCTGGCATGGATGGAGTGCTGCTGCGTGTCCCCAGCGCTCAGGGACACCatgctggcactgctctccgTCAACGTGGACAACCCTGAGGAGGTGAATCTCTTCAGCAAAGGCTTCCTGGTGGCCCTCATCCAGGTGCTGCCCTGGTGCAGCCACGGTGAGTGGAAGAGGCTGGTGCCTgtggtggagcag CTGCCCCTGCTCAACCTCCGCCCCTTCTCCTgccacctgcagctctctgtgctcctcctgAGGGgcttccagctcctctgcagctccagctgctccagctggctgCCCCCAGAGGCCTGGCTGCACCTGGTGCAGCTCTACTGCTCCAGCCTCACCGACCTGCTGGCCTCCCTGCAGGCCACGGCGCGAGCCGCGGCTCAGCCCTGCGCGCAGGAGGTGTCCTTCACCTGCATCCAGCTCTTCTGCCACCTGCTGCACGTGGCTGCCatgctgccagctgggggctgtgaggagcccctgCTGGTGGTGGCCCTGGAGGTGCTGTCACAGTATGAGGTGTCCAGCAAGGCTGACGTGTCGCCGTGTGCCGCGCTGCGCAGAGCCAACGAGGGGCACTTCCTGCAGTCCGTCACCGACAGCCTGGGGCACGAGGAGCTGCGCTGCACCCTCCTGCAGAAGCTCAGCAAGCTGGGAGCACGCTCAGAGCACTGA
- the GEMIN4 gene encoding gem-associated protein 4 isoform X3, producing MEPAERGAAMAPGCPGGPWAVGEETAILHGGFLLAARLLQPRPLRELRKADWPRAGVPITDALREIGERCPSPRGRWKEEAVAIVWAKILLPAPPAAAAALEWGWKEDGFFSVGAMIPDVNHTALFELVKALGVPRLFVQLLLALPPGVCRAQLESLVQYISSDTSPSDVSFFLDVWWEVLKHREGQEDATVSAFGALIHQHGGEPSLEDGLQPPKRFKGDPAAPGLPAVLLQGLKQIRGSIAQPRLRCHALANLAELLCLSSGLGPGDSPLPITEHLAKLSAMVSLWSSDADSQYHPCGLGEKVREAERSMSLLCLTRPSREELFAGLDLLCSLLQAWGEELQDTLRAPEELSFESYRLLDALTSLGKNLDFLSETRDLGEGETHLVSELTQLTKDFLRDTSAVLEDLDTSLVSSVAMAIIAQRLDRHVDTCSVFASEKTWAFSKAWVECLVENKALFQTPELVLKLLETLVSFATSHHDKETQELQMQVTKAIVECYTELSLSDKNKVISGVLASWGGPGLSQNVQVVREGFQEDLNVTLNQITESVSDEGLARAVDSVARLTLLSPEATVKQVCHLAVVNLGAHQFLAQILCSFPALSFLESHEDAGRPHSLVLRCLQEAVWGKLSTAREEEQFLQFLAFLMQPGSATPLVSPAEVTKAFVLPCLKSGCAQIELSLQILSKVLGIPSCSEEHWIKSCHPFPLLLSLCKLLDGYTKYWHQPREQLFPSLETKDLILNILCQLCELLGPETVPSPELWVQSLAWLHRKVAALDWTVGLRLKNLYGDHFKNEVPATLFEICRFPEDEWTSQSWPAYGPGSGLLAWMECCCVSPALRDTMLALLSVNVDNPEEVNLFSKGFLVALIQVLPWCSHALCAPPEGLPAPLQLQLLQLAAPRGLAAPGAALLLQPHRPAGLPAGHGASRGSALRAGGVLHLHPALLPPAARGCHAASWGL from the exons ATGGAGCCGGCGGAGCGCGGGGCCGCGATGGCGCCGGGCTGTCCCGGGGGCCCGTGGGCCGTGGGCGAGGAGACGGCGATCCTGCACGGCGGCTTCCTGCTGGCCGCCCGCCTGCTGCAGCCGCGGCCGCTGCGGGAGCTCCGCAAGGCCGACTGGCCCCGCGCCGGGGTGCCCATCACGGACGCGCTGCGCGAGATCGGCGAGCGCTGCCCCTCGCCGCGGGGCCGCTGGAAAGAGGAGGCCGTGGCCATCGTGTGGGCCAAGATCCTGCTGCCCGCCCCTCCTGCCGCCGCTGCGGCGCTGGAgtggggctggaaggaggacGGGTTCTTCTCGGTGGGCGCGATGATCCCCGATGTGAACCACACCGCGCTCTTCGAGCTGGTGAAGGCGCTGGGCGTGCCCCGGCTCTTcgtgcagctgctgctggcgctGCCCCCCGGCGTGTgccgggcacagctggagagctTGGTGCAGTACATCTCCAGCGACACATCCCCGTCCGACGTCAGCTTCTTCTTGGACGTGTGGTGGGAGGTGCTGaagcacagggagggacaggaggatGCCACGGTGTCGGCGTTCGGCGCTCTCATCCATCAGCACGGCGGGGAGCCCTCGCTGGAGGATGGGCTGCAGCCCCCGAAGAGGTTCAAGGGTGACCCTGCTGCCCCCGGGCTGCCGgcggtgctgctgcagggattgAAGCAGATCCGAGGCAGCATCGCCCAGCCCCGCCTGAGGTGCCACGCCCTGGCCAACCTGGCCgagctgctgtgcctgtcctcggggctggggccaggggacagccccCTGCCCATCACAGAGCACCTGGCCAAGCTCAGTGCCATGGTCAGCCTGTGGAGCAGTGACGCTGACAGCCAGTACCACCCCTGTGGGCTGGGAGAGAaggtgagggaggcagagaGGAGCATGAGCCTCCTGTGCCTGACCAGACCCTCCCGTGAGGAGCTCTTTGCTGGCTTGGACTTGCTCTGCAGCTTGTTGCAGGCctggggagaggagctgcaggacacTCTGAGGGCACCTGAGGAGCTGAGCTTCGAGAGCTACCggctgctggatgctctgaccAGCCTTGGGAAGAACCTGGATTTCCTCTCAGAGACCAGAGACCTGGGGGAGGGTGAGACACATCTGGTGTCAGAGCTGACACAGCTCACCAAGGACTTCCTCAGGGACACCAGTGCTGTCCTGGAGGATCTGGACACCAGCCTGGTGTCTTCAGTTGCCATGGCAATCATTGCACAGAGGCTGGACCGCCACGTGGACACCTGCTCTGTTTTTGCATCTGAAAAGACCTGGGCTTTCTCAAAGGCCTGGGTTGAGTGCCTGGTGGAAAACAAAGCTCTGTTCCAGACCCCTGAGCTGGTTTTGAAACTGCTGGAGACACTGGTGAGCTTTGCCACATCCCACCATGACAAGGAGACCCAAGAGCTGCAGATGCAAGTGACCAAAGCCATCGTGGAGTGTTACACTGAGCTCTCATTGAGTGACAAAAACAAAGTGATCTCAGGTGTCCTGGCGTCCTGGGGTGGCCCAGGCCTGTCCCAGAACGTGCAAGTTGTCAGGGAGGGTTTCCAGGAGGACCTGAATGTGACTTTGAACCAGATCACAGAGAGTGTGTCTGATGAAGGCCTGGCCAGGGCGGTGGATTCTGTGGCCAGGCTGACACTGCTGTCCCCTGAGGCCACAGTGAAGCAGGTTTGTCACCTCGCTGTGGTCAACCTCGGAGCACACCAGTTCCTTGCCCAaatcctctgctccttcccagcactgAGCTTCCTGGAGAGCCACGAGGATGCAGGCAGGCCACACAGCCTGGTGCTGAGGTGTCTGCAGGAGGCAGTGTGGGGGAAGCTTTCCACAGCACGGGAAGAggaacaattccttcagttCCTGGCCTTTCTTATGCAGCCAGGCTCAGCCACCCCACTTGTGTCACCTGCAGAAGTGACCAAAGCCTTTGTCCTTCCCTGTTTGAAGTCAGGCTGTGCTCAGATTGAGCTGAGCCTGCAGATTCTCAGTAAGGTTTTGGGAATACCATCCTGCTCAGAAGAGCACTGGATCAAATCCTGCCACCCATTCCCGCTTCTCCTCAGCCTCTGCAAACTTCTGGATGGTTACACCAAGTACTGGCATCAGCCTAGGGAGCAGCTCTTCCCTTCCTTGGAGACTAAAGACCTGATTCTGAACAtcctctgccagctgtgtgAGCTGCTGGGACCAGAGACCGTCCCCTCCCCGGAGCTGTGGGTGCAGTCGCTGGCCTGGCTCCACAGGAAGGTGGCAGCTCTGGACTGGACTGTGGGGCTCCGTCTGAAGAACCTTTATGGGGACCACTTCAAGAACGAGGTCCCAGCAACACTGTTTGAGATCTGCAGGTTCCCTGAGGATGAGTGGACATCCCAGTCCTGGCCAGCCTACGGGCCGGGCAGCGGGCTGCTGGCATGGATGGAGTGCTGCTGCGTGTCCCCAGCGCTCAGGGACACCatgctggcactgctctccgTCAACGTGGACAACCCTGAGGAGGTGAATCTCTTCAGCAAAGGCTTCCTGGTGGCCCTCATCCAGGTGCTGCCCTGGTGCAGCCACG ctctctgtgctcctcctgAGGGgcttccagctcctctgcagctccagctgctccagctggctgCCCCCAGAGGCCTGGCTGCACCTGGTGCAGCTCTACTGCTCCAGCCTCACCGACCTGCTGGCCTCCCTGCAGGCCACGGCGCGAGCCGCGGCTCAGCCCTGCGCGCAGGAGGTGTCCTTCACCTGCATCCAGCTCTTCTGCCACCTGCTGCACGTGGCTGCCatgctgccagctgggggctgtga
- the GLOD4 gene encoding glyoxalase domain-containing protein 4 — translation MAARRALHFVFKVGDRARTARFYRELLGMRVLRHEEFEEGCKAACNGPYDGKWSKTMVGYGPEDNHFVVELTYNYGIGEYRLGNDFLGITLVSSQAVSNAKKLGWPLKEVTSGVFETEAPGGYKFYLEDKERLKQDPVWKVTLGVSNLQKSVSYWSGLLGMKIYEKDEEKQRALLGYADDQCKLELRAVGGAVDHGTAFGRVAFSCAKDELPSIEALMKKENQKILTPLVSLDTPGKATVQVVILADPDGHEVCFVGDEAFRELSQVDPNGDKLLDDAMAADNSDKWFAEHNMKKVSA, via the exons ATGGCCGCCCGCAGGGCGCTGCACTTCGTCTTCAAAGTGGGAGACCGGGCCCGCACGGCGCGGTTCTACCGGGAGCTCCTCGGCATGAGG GTGCTGCGGCACGAGGAGTTCGAGGAGGGCTGCAAGGCCGCCTGCAACGG CCCTTATGATGGAAAATGGAGCAAGACCATGGTGGGCTATGGACCAGAGGACAATCACTTTGTGGTAGAGCTGACTTACAATTATGGCATTGGGGAATATCGCCTGGGCAACGACTTCCTG GGCATCACTCTGGTGTCCAGCCAGGCTGTGAGCAATGCCAAGAAGTTGGGCTGGCCCCTCAAAGAGGTCACCTCTGGTGTCTTTGAAACTGAAGCCCCAGGAGGATACAAGTTCTACCTGGAAGACAAGGAACGGCTCAAGCAAG ATCCCGTGTGGAAGGTAACCCTGGGTGTCTCAAACCTGCAGAAGTCTGTGAGCTACTGGTCTGGTTTACTTGGGATGAAAATATatgagaaggatgaggagaAACAAAGAGCTTTGCTGGGCTATGCTGATGACCAG TGCAagctggagctgagggctgTAGGAGGGGCAGTGGATCACGGGACAGCGTTCGGCCGCGTCGCCTTCTCCTGTGCCAAGGATGAG ttgCCAAGCATTGAAGCCCTGATGAAAAAGGAGAATCAGAAGATTCTGACACCTCTGGTTAGCCTGGACACACCTGGCAAAGCCACGGTGCAAGTGGTGATTCTGGCTGATCCT GATGGCCATGAAGTCTGTTTTGTGGGAGATGAAGCGTTCAGAGAGCTGTCCCAGGTGGACCCTAATGGTGACAAGCTGTTGGATGAT GCCATGGCTGCAGACAACAGTGACAAGTGGTTTGCTGAGCACAACATGAAGAAGGTTTCAGCTTAG